In Papio anubis isolate 15944 chromosome 20, Panubis1.0, whole genome shotgun sequence, a single window of DNA contains:
- the LOC103880050 gene encoding protein FAM187B-like, producing MALWYFSSILGEDPSLLNSMPDIRKLPGGSLQLTNPQPSQPGLYRCQGNDGTLMVQYKIDFQDVTNPHVTHKSLDQKSLQNETLILDGKVLIFTSWDPWQDCNRGGEPGERKRLGYCYTEEPLEKPVPCRLYLRDEKMQFSHTQPELQVEACHVPCNPAKEIHQPYLIFDIYQPGKWTNNRWLTLSLGHHLQVTGPEP from the coding sequence ATGGCACTCTGGTACTTCTCTTCCATTCTTGGGGAAGATCCTTCTCTGCTTAATTCGATGCCTGACATAAGGAAATTGCCTGGGGGTAGCCTTCAACTGACCAACCCTCAGCCCTCCCAGCCCGGCCTCTATCGCTGCCAGGGCAATGATGGTACGCTTATGGTACAATACAAGATCGACTTCCAGGATGTCACCAACCCTCATGTTACGCACAAGAGCCTGGACCAAAAGTCCTTGCAGAATGAGACCCTGATCCTGGATGGCAAGGTACTCATCTTTACCAGCTGGGACCCCTGGCAGGACTGTAACCGCGGCGGGGAACCGGGTGAGCGCAAACGCCTGGGGTACTGCTACACTGAGGAGCCCCTGGAAAAACCCGTGCCCTGCCGGCTGTATCTGAGAGACGAGAAGATGCAATTCAGCCACACGCAGCCCGAACTGCAGGTGGAAGCCTGCCACGTACCCTGCAACCCGGCCAAGGAAATTCACCAGCCATACCTCATCTTTGACATTTACCAGCCCGGCAAGTGGACGAACAACAGGTGGCTCACCTTGTCCCTTGGCCACCATCTACAGGTGACAGGACCAGAGCCATAG
- the LOC101000949 gene encoding protein FAM187B, with protein MPPTLWLLLNFAAPALGFYFSISCPSGKQCQQALLSGNDILLYCNSSGAHWYYLFTQGKKGRLASLTNISNMEIMPEGSLLIKDPSPSQTGFYHCWNKNGRQVVQYEIDFQDVSTLHVTHKDLGQRPLQNETLPLGSKELIFTRWEPWQDCNRCKEPGERKRLGYCYIEEPLKEAMPCWLYLGEMLVWSSRLRPELQVEACHVRCTNNTQLRVDYVIFDNFRLDEETEFVWLDCPLGSMYRPVNWHANDTPLTWESQLSGRDFTTFLDPSTGGRQLQVFQPAIYKCFVQQELVAQFNPATSPETLEAQWRENDAQWREARKSLPGRADSVLKGLKLVLLVGTVLVLLGALLKFIRPSPSKRSKQVLMVK; from the exons ATGCCACCCACGCTGTGGCTGCTGCTCAACTTTGCTGCCCCGGCGCTGGGGTTCTACTTTTCCATCAGCTGCCCCAGTGGTAAGCAGTGCCAACAGGCCTTACTCTCCGGCAATGACATTCTCCTGTATTGCAACTCCTCGGGGGCACACTGGTACTACTTATTCACACAAGGCAAGAAGGGCAGGCTCGCCAGCCTCACCAACATTTCCAACATGGAAATAATGCCCGAGGGCAGCCTTCTCATTAAAGATCCATCGCCCTCCCAGACGGGCTTCTACCACTGCTGGAATAAGAATGGCCGCCAAGTGGTGCAGTATGAAATTGACTTCCAGGACGTCTCCACCCTGCATGTAACACACAAGGACCTGGGTCAGAGGCCCCTGCAGAACGAGACCCTACCTCTGGGCAGCAAAGAGCTCATTTTTACCCGGTGGGAGCCCTGGCAGGACTGCAACCGCTGTAAGGAGCCGGGCGAGCGTAAACGCCTGGGGTACTGCTACATTGAGGAGCCTCTGAAGGAAGCCATGCCCTGCTGGCTCTATCTGGGAGAGATGCTGGTGTGGTCTAGCCGCTTGCGGCCTGAGCTGCAGGTGGAAGCCTGCCACGTCCGGTGCACCAATAACACACAGTTAAGGGTGGATTACGTCATTTTTGACAACTTCAGGCTCGATGAGGAGACAGAATTTGTGTGGCTCGACTGTCCCTTAGGATCCATGTACAG GCCCGTCAACTGGCATGCCAACGACACCCCCCTGACTTGGGAGAGCCAGCTCTCCGGCCGGGACTTCACCACCTTCCTGGACCCCTCCACCGGCGGCAGGCAGCTGCAGGTCTTCCAGCCGGCCATCTACAAGTGCTTCGTGCAGCAGGAGCTCGTGGCCCAGTTCAACCCCGCCACCAGTCCGGAGACGCTGGAGGCTCAGTGGAGAGAGAACGATGCCCAGTGGCGGGAGGCAAGGAAGTCCCTGCCGGGCAGAGCGGACTCCGTGCTCAAGGGGTTGAAGCTGGTGCTGCTTGTCGGCACCGTCCTGGTCCTGCTGGGGGCGCTGCTCAAGTTCATCCGCCCTTCCCCGAGCAAGAGAAGCAAACAGGTGCTGATGGTGAAATAA